The DNA segment CACTAAGAAAATAAAAAAGCGCCCTGCCCAAAAGCCGGGAGCTTTTTTATTTTAATCTAATCTAAGATATTTAATTTTAAGCTGCTAGAATTGGCATTAGCGCCGCTCTTTGTTGAGATTTGCGCATAAATCTCGTAAGAACCCGTGGCTGGCGTATTTGTCCAGGTGAAGTTCATCTGCTCAGAGGAAACTTGCATGATGGTAGAGATTTTTTGTTCCGGCGCATTAAAGCTGCGGGCAAAGAAAGTCAGACCGGAGACCTCTGTTGATTTAGTAAGGATAAAATTAAAATTTAAAGGAAAGTTTGATTTGTAAAAATTGGAATTGTCCCTGGGGTTTAGCCAGTTGATTTGCGGCATAGCAGGCGGCAGTTTCAGGTTAACTGTGATCTGGACAGAAGTTGAATTATCAATATCATCATAAGCTGTGACTTTCAGCTGGTGATAGCCATTTTCAGCTTCAAGGGAATTAACATCTATATTATACGGGGAAGAAGTGGCTGTGCCAACTATATTATCATCAATTGCATAAACAACTCGGCTAATGCCTCGCAACGCGCTAGCCTGGACTTGAAATTTAACCGGATAAGATTCTAAAGTTTGTTTATCCTGAGGATTAATAAGCGTCAAGGTTGGTTGGTTTTGAGGCACATGCAGATCATCAAATTCAGTCGGAGCTTGTTCATTGCTTATTTCAATGCCAGAATCCTTAGCTGTTTTTTCTACCCATTTATTAACGCCATCTTCCCAGGCCTGGAACATTGGGTCAGCAGCTGGATTTTCTGGAGGAGGGCCAGTCGGATTATCTTTATTTATGTAATATAAAATATCATGATTTTGATTAAACTTCTTTTTTATCCTGAAAGATTCAGGTGTTAAAGGTGTGGCTAATTTGCCTGAGGCTTTGTCTATTTCAACTTCCATATCAGAAGGAGATTGGCCGCGCAAAATCGGAGGCAAGGTCTCAGCAAGTGGCTCAGGAGCTTTAAACCCTTCAACAGGCGTGCCGTTTAAGGTTTTTTGCATATATTCATGCCAAATTGGCGCGGCGACATTAACCCCATCTGCGTTGCCTTTCATGTCCGTACCATCGCTATTGCCAGCCCAGACTCCAGTCACAATAGAAGGAGTAAAGCCAATTGTCCAGCCATCATTATTATCATTGGTAGTGCCTGTTTTAGCTGCGACAGGCCTGTCAGATAAAGTTAAATTTGGCGCTGCGCCAAAAATAAAAGCGCGAGCGCTTGGGTCAGTTAAAATATTGTTAACCTGGCGCACTGCATTTTCTGACAAAACTTTGTGCTTTTTTTCTTTAAATTCATCCAGCACATTGCCGTTTTTATCTTCAACTTTCAAGATCGCTTGGACTTCAGCTCTTTCGCCATCGCGAGCAAGGGCTGTATAAGCGCCGACATGGTCAATTAATTTAACTTCACAGCCGCCCAAGACTAAGGCCAGGCCGCATTGACTTTTGTCGGTAATTGTGGAATAACCCAGATTTTGCAAAAGCTTTTTGACATTATCATAGCCGGCCAAATAAAGAGTTTTAACAGCAGGAATATTTAAAGAGCCGGCCAGAGCTGATTTCATCGTAATCGGCCCTCTTTCTTTGAAGTCATAATCATGCGGCTCATAAACTATTGGCGAGGTGGCGAAGATCGTGCTTACATCATACAAAATTGTTTCAGGGGTAAAGCCTTTTTCAAAAGCAGCGGCATAAACTATAGGTTTGATTGAAGAGCCGGGCTGACGCGGTGAAATGGCGACATTAACTTGTCCTGAGATTTTGTCATCAGTAAAATCCTGAGAACCAACCATGGCTAGAATTTCGCCTGTTTTAGCATCAACTGAAACTAAAGCAGCATTGGAAGCATTATATTTTTTTAAATTATTATCTTTGGCATTATGGACTGCGTCTTCGGCAATTTTTTGCTTATCCATATCTAAGGTAGTAATGACTTTTAAACCGCCTTGTTCAATGGCCTTATCGCCTAATTTTTCCGCTAATAATTCTTTGACATAAAAAACAAAATGCGGTGCAGTAATGCCAGCCACAGCCTCTTTTTTAAATTCTAATTTTTCTGCTTTGGCATCTCCAGCTTCATCTTTGGTGATGTAACCGTTTTTTGCCATTTCATCCAAAATCCAATGCTGGCGCCAATATAAATCATCAGTATGCGAGCCATAAGGGGAGAGCCTGGTCGGCGCTTGGGGAATAGCGGCTAAAATAGCAGCCTCGCCCAAAGTTACGTCTTTGGCTTTTTTGCCGAAGAAATAATTGGCAGCTGACTCAACCCCATAATTAACAGACCCATAAGGGATTTCATTGAAATACATTTTTAAAATTTGATCCTTGGTATATTTTTTTTCAATCTGGTAGGACAAAATCCATTCTTTTATTTTTCTGGGAATCGTTCTTTCGTTTGTTAAAATTGCGTTTTTTACCAATTGCTGAGTTAAGGTGGAGCCGCCACGAATCCCTTTCCCTCTTAAAGGATCAATAATAACTGATTCAATAATTGAAAAGAAATTTATGCCATGATGTTCATAAAAGTACTTGTCTTCAGCGGAAATAGTCGCCCATTTAACATAATTAGAAATCTGATCCAGCTCTACAATTGTCCTTTTTTCATCACCATGAATATCAAAAAGCAAGGTTTCACCTTTGCGGTCATAGATTTTGGTTGATTCAGAGACAACCCGGTCAATTAATTTATCTGGATTTGGCAAGTCATGTGAAAACCAGGCGATGGCAGCCACAGAAAAGATCCCAAAAAGCAAAACCAAAATAATGCCTAAAATAATAAGTTTGCCAATTAGTTTTTTGGCTGAAACTTTGTGTTTTTTAGGCTGATTATTATTGGCAGCTGCAAATTCATGGCTGCGATGGACCAGTCGGCGTTTTTTATGTCTTTGCCATTCTTTCGGTGATCTTGTTAATTGAGGGATGGGCATATGGATTAAATTACAAATATCAAATTCCAAATAACAAACCTGCGTTTGCCGTAGCAAACTACGGTTTGCGAAGGCAAAAAACAAAAAAATTGGAAATTATTTAATTAAAAATGCTCGTCTCGGCTTTGTATTAATCTATTGAGTTTTTATTTTTTTAATCCGAGCCGAAGTCTGTCTTGGCCAAGGCCAGGCCGGACAAAATTCAAAATTATTTAATATATAGAGTATAGCTGATTTTTTTAGTTTTTTCAAGGATTAGAGGTCTATTTGGCTGAGAAGTTTTTTTGACTGCAAATAGGTCAGGGCAATAGCCAGAGCATCAGCCGCATCATCTGGCTTAGGTATTTGCTTTAAGTTTAGCAAAATTTTAACCATGGCCTGAACTTGGCGTTTGTCTGCTTTGCCATAACCGCAAACTGACTGTTTAACCTGCAAGGGCGTAAATTCATAGAGGGGGAGTTTGTTTAATATCGCTGTGAGCAGGATTACTCCACGCGCTTGGCCAACTTGCAAGGCAGTCTTTACATTTTTACAAAAAAATAATTGCTCAACAGCAATTACATCTGGCCTGTACTTTTTGATCAATTTATTTAAGGATTGATGAATATATTTTAATCTTTCTGGGAATTTTTGTCTGGGCGAGGTTGAAATAATGCCAAAATCAAGAATTTGATTATTTTTGCCTGTTTCCTTAATAAAAGCAAACCCAGTAGTTGCTACCCCTGGATCAACACCTAGAATTATTATTTCATTGGGCATTTTATTCTTTTAAATTTGTGTAATAATTATCAACATCATCATTGTCATCAAAAGCTTCAAATAATTTTTGATTTTTTTCCTGCAGTTCGGCTGAAACAGTAATTTTTTCCCTGGGCACAAATTCAATTTCAGCATAATCACTACTTAAGCCCAGATCTTTTAATTTACCAAAGACTTTCTGCAAATCTTCAACTTTGGTAAAAATAGTCAGGCCGTCTTCACTGGTCGCAATATCTTGCGCGCCAGCATCAATGATTTGCAATTCTAATTCATCTAGATTTTTATTGCTTAATTGCGCTTGCTCTATTCTAATTACGCCTTTTTGCTCAAATTGCCACATGACTGAATTAGGGTTGCCTAAAGTGCCGCCATTGGCTGAAAATAAATGCTTCATATCAGAAGCAGTGCGGTTTTTATTATCTGACAAGCATTTGATTATCAGAGCAGTGCCTCCTGGACCAAAGCCTTCATAAGTTAATTCTTCTATTTTTTCTCCTTTGATTTCGCCAGTGCCTTTTTTAATCGCGCGTTCAATATTTTCTTTGGGCACATTGGCTGCTCTGGCTTTTTCAATAGCCAGACGCAAAGAAAAATTGGAGTCTGGATCACCACCTTTTTCTCGGGCAGTCACTGTGACAGCCTTGGTTAGTTTGGTAAACAAATTAGCACGTTTAGCATCTTGCGCGCCTTTTGTTCTTTTGATATTTGCCCATTTAGAATGCCCGCTCATATGTTAGATTTTTAGATTATAGATTTATAGATAATTATACTAATAAGTATTTAAATTTTAGCAAATTTAGGCAGGAATTTCAAGTTTAGGAAATTTTTATCATAATTCTGATTTGGAAAAATTGATATCCACAGATTGCCCCAAAAGCACTTGCTAAAAATAAAATAGCTGTTATACTAAAAGTAATAAAGGAGCAAAGGAGGCGTTTTCTAACTTTATAAAATTATTGCTATATGTTTAAAATACCCTGTTTGATTATTTTGCAGCCATGCTTAGTAAAATAATCAGCAGGGTTTTTATATTATGATAATTTTCATATTTCTATTTATTTTTTTAATTGCGGCCGCCATTATCTTGTTGTTTTTGGGCTATAATTATGTTGCGCTGGCGCTTAGTATTATTATAATCTGCCTGTTATACTTAGGCCTAATTTTTGTAATGATAGAATGCTATAGAGTCTTATTCGTGGGCAATGCGCCTTATGTGCCGACCCGCAAAAAATTAATAAATAAAATTTTAGAAGCCGTTGATTTTAAGGAAAAAGCTTTGGTCTATGAATTAGGTTGCGGCAGCGCCAAGTTTTTACGCAGCTTGGCTAAAACTAAAGATATTCAGGCTATTGGTTATGAATATTTTATCATGCCCTACATTTTTGCCCGTTTATACTGTTTATTAGCAAATAGGAATGTAAAAATATATTATCAGGATTTTTTTAAGGCTGATTTGTCTCAGGCGGATTACATTTTTTGTTTTTTAATTGATAAGGAAATGGCTCGTTTAGAGGGGAAGCTGATCGCAGAATTAAAGCCGGGCGCTTTAGTTATTTCCAATACTTTTAAATTCACGAATTGGGAGCCGATTAAAATAGTTGCCCTGAACGAAAATAAAAAATTAAGCTTAAATAACAGAGTTTTTATCTACCGGAAATAGTTTAAAAAAATGAGGGGATTTGTTATAATTCAAGCATGAAGAATCTCCTGCATTTAGGCGTAAAGTTAAAAGAACTGATAATAAAAAATCAGTTTATTTTGTATCTAATGATTTTTTTTACGGCTTTTTTGGCCTATTTGTGGATTCAGTCTTCACCGACTTTTTTAGACCCCGATTCATTTTACCATCTAAAAATGGCCAAGCTTATTGCCGAGCGTGGAGTGATTTTAGATTTTCCCTGGCTGCAGTTTACAGTGCTAAAGGATTATTACATTGACCATCATTTTCTCTATCATGTTGCAGCCATACCTTTTATTAAGGTTTTTGGAGATTTTGCCGGATTTAAATTGTATACTGTAATTTTGGCTACACTGTTTATCTTTTTGTCTTACTGTTTCTTTAAAAAGGAAAAGCTTAAATATGCAGAGATTTATGCGCTGATAATGATTTTTACAGCTGACTTTATGTTTAGGATTTCTTTGGCCAAAGCCAGCGCGTTTTCTTTAATCATCTTATTTGCAGGCATATATTTTATTTTTTATAAGAAATACTGGCTTTTATTTTTGGGCGCTTATTTGTATGTTTTGTCATATGGAGGGTTTCCGCTTCTGGCGGTAATCACCCTAATTTACGTTTTTGCGCGTGCTTTTGATTTAACTTTTATTAATAAAATAAAATTCATAGAGCCGGCGCATGTTTCATTAATAAAAAAAGTATTTAAGAATTTCGCGGTTTTTTTAAAGAATATTCTCTCGTGGGAGAGTGCAAGAATTATAGCCGCCACCTTGAGCGGAATTTTTGTCGGTCTGATTTTAAATCCATATTTTCCCAAAAATCTGAATTTTTATTGGCAGCAGCTGGTGCAGATCGGGATTATTAATTTTCAAGGCGTGGTTAATGTGGGCGGAGAGTGGTATCCATATGAATTTTTAAAATTAATTTCTGATACAGGAGTTTTATTCATCTTTGGGGTAGTAGCTTTTGTCCTATTTTTTATTTTTATTAAAAAGCAAAACGCCAAAAGCATTTTCTTTTTATTGGCAGCCTTATTTTTTTTATTTTTAACCCTGAAATCAAAGCGTTATATAGAATATTTTGTGCCATTTTTAGATTTTTTCGTGGCTTTTACCCTAGGGAATATTCTTGCCGAGGTTAAAGTCAAAGAATTTTTGCAGATTTTTAAAAAAGAAAATTATATAATCGGCTTGCTCTTACATTTTTGTTTGA comes from the Patescibacteria group bacterium genome and includes:
- a CDS encoding transglycosylase domain-containing protein, translating into MPIPQLTRSPKEWQRHKKRRLVHRSHEFAAANNNQPKKHKVSAKKLIGKLIILGIILVLLFGIFSVAAIAWFSHDLPNPDKLIDRVVSESTKIYDRKGETLLFDIHGDEKRTIVELDQISNYVKWATISAEDKYFYEHHGINFFSIIESVIIDPLRGKGIRGGSTLTQQLVKNAILTNERTIPRKIKEWILSYQIEKKYTKDQILKMYFNEIPYGSVNYGVESAANYFFGKKAKDVTLGEAAILAAIPQAPTRLSPYGSHTDDLYWRQHWILDEMAKNGYITKDEAGDAKAEKLEFKKEAVAGITAPHFVFYVKELLAEKLGDKAIEQGGLKVITTLDMDKQKIAEDAVHNAKDNNLKKYNASNAALVSVDAKTGEILAMVGSQDFTDDKISGQVNVAISPRQPGSSIKPIVYAAAFEKGFTPETILYDVSTIFATSPIVYEPHDYDFKERGPITMKSALAGSLNIPAVKTLYLAGYDNVKKLLQNLGYSTITDKSQCGLALVLGGCEVKLIDHVGAYTALARDGERAEVQAILKVEDKNGNVLDEFKEKKHKVLSENAVRQVNNILTDPSARAFIFGAAPNLTLSDRPVAAKTGTTNDNNDGWTIGFTPSIVTGVWAGNSDGTDMKGNADGVNVAAPIWHEYMQKTLNGTPVEGFKAPEPLAETLPPILRGQSPSDMEVEIDKASGKLATPLTPESFRIKKKFNQNHDILYYINKDNPTGPPPENPAADPMFQAWEDGVNKWVEKTAKDSGIEISNEQAPTEFDDLHVPQNQPTLTLINPQDKQTLESYPVKFQVQASALRGISRVVYAIDDNIVGTATSSPYNIDVNSLEAENGYHQLKVTAYDDIDNSTSVQITVNLKLPPAMPQINWLNPRDNSNFYKSNFPLNFNFILTKSTEVSGLTFFARSFNAPEQKISTIMQVSSEQMNFTWTNTPATGSYEIYAQISTKSGANANSSSLKLNILD
- the ruvC gene encoding crossover junction endodeoxyribonuclease RuvC — translated: MPNEIIILGVDPGVATTGFAFIKETGKNNQILDFGIISTSPRQKFPERLKYIHQSLNKLIKKYRPDVIAVEQLFFCKNVKTALQVGQARGVILLTAILNKLPLYEFTPLQVKQSVCGYGKADKRQVQAMVKILLNLKQIPKPDDAADALAIALTYLQSKKLLSQIDL
- a CDS encoding YebC/PmpR family DNA-binding transcriptional regulator, which translates into the protein MSGHSKWANIKRTKGAQDAKRANLFTKLTKAVTVTAREKGGDPDSNFSLRLAIEKARAANVPKENIERAIKKGTGEIKGEKIEELTYEGFGPGGTALIIKCLSDNKNRTASDMKHLFSANGGTLGNPNSVMWQFEQKGVIRIEQAQLSNKNLDELELQIIDAGAQDIATSEDGLTIFTKVEDLQKVFGKLKDLGLSSDYAEIEFVPREKITVSAELQEKNQKLFEAFDDNDDVDNYYTNLKE
- a CDS encoding class I SAM-dependent methyltransferase encodes the protein MIECYRVLFVGNAPYVPTRKKLINKILEAVDFKEKALVYELGCGSAKFLRSLAKTKDIQAIGYEYFIMPYIFARLYCLLANRNVKIYYQDFFKADLSQADYIFCFLIDKEMARLEGKLIAELKPGALVISNTFKFTNWEPIKIVALNENKKLSLNNRVFIYRK